The following are encoded in a window of Bradyrhizobium sp. WBOS07 genomic DNA:
- a CDS encoding DUF1272 domain-containing protein, whose product MALQLRPNCEYCDRDLPPTATDARICSYECTFCADCVETKLSNVCPNCGGGFAPRPIRPTQEWRPGVCTAKQAPSDKRVHLKYSLKDVAAHCARIKDVPPERR is encoded by the coding sequence ATGGCCCTCCAGCTTCGGCCGAATTGCGAATATTGCGACCGCGACCTGCCGCCAACCGCGACGGACGCCCGGATCTGCTCCTACGAATGCACGTTCTGCGCGGACTGCGTCGAGACCAAGCTGTCCAACGTCTGCCCGAATTGTGGCGGCGGCTTTGCGCCGCGCCCGATCAGACCGACGCAGGAATGGCGGCCGGGCGTCTGCACCGCGAAGCAGGCGCCGTCCGACAAGCGGGTGCATCTGAAATACAGCCTCAAGGACGTCGCCGCGCATTGCGCGCGCATCAAGGACGTGCCGCCGGAGAGACGATAG
- the hmgA gene encoding homogentisate 1,2-dioxygenase: protein MNINASPDQIIRSSAQVTPGYMSGFGNSFETEALPGALPIGRNSPQRCAYGLYAEQLSGSPFTAPRGSNERSWLYRIRPSVKHSGRFEKVDAGLWRSAPCHEYDLPIAQLRWDPTPLPKEDVTFVQGVQTMTTAGDVNTQAGMAAHVYLITKSMVDQHFYNADGELMFVLQQGNLRLVTEFGRIDAEPGEIVVIPRGVKFRVEIPNGPARGYLCENYGGALTLPERGPIGANCLANARDFLTPVAHYEDKDTPTELFVKWGGSLFRTQLPHSPIDVVAWHGNYAPYKYDLRTFSPVGAIGFDHPDPSIFTVLTSPSETAGTANIDFVIFPERWMVADNTFRPPWYHMNIMSEFMGLIYGVYDAKPQGFVPGGMSLHNCMLPHGPDRDAFEHASNGELKPVKLTGTMAFMFETRFPQRVTAHAANASTLQDDYADCWKGLEKKFDPSKP from the coding sequence ATGAACATCAACGCCTCGCCCGATCAGATCATCCGCAGCTCGGCGCAGGTGACGCCGGGCTACATGTCCGGCTTCGGCAACAGCTTTGAGACCGAGGCGCTGCCCGGCGCGCTGCCGATCGGACGCAACTCGCCGCAGCGCTGCGCCTACGGGCTCTATGCCGAGCAATTGTCCGGCTCGCCCTTCACCGCGCCGCGCGGCAGCAACGAGCGCTCCTGGCTCTACCGCATCCGCCCCTCGGTGAAGCATTCCGGACGGTTCGAGAAGGTCGATGCCGGGCTGTGGCGCTCGGCGCCGTGCCACGAATACGATTTGCCGATCGCGCAGCTGCGCTGGGATCCGACACCGCTGCCGAAGGAGGACGTCACCTTCGTGCAGGGCGTGCAGACCATGACAACCGCCGGCGATGTCAACACGCAGGCCGGCATGGCCGCGCATGTCTACCTCATCACCAAGTCGATGGTGGACCAGCATTTCTACAATGCCGACGGCGAGCTGATGTTCGTGCTGCAGCAGGGCAATCTTCGGCTCGTCACCGAGTTCGGCCGCATCGATGCCGAGCCCGGCGAGATCGTGGTGATCCCGCGCGGCGTCAAGTTCCGCGTCGAGATTCCGAACGGCCCGGCGCGCGGCTATCTCTGCGAGAATTACGGCGGTGCGTTGACGCTGCCGGAGCGCGGCCCGATCGGCGCCAATTGCCTCGCCAATGCGCGCGATTTCCTCACGCCGGTCGCGCATTACGAGGACAAGGACACGCCGACCGAGCTGTTCGTGAAATGGGGCGGTTCGCTGTTCAGGACGCAATTGCCGCATTCGCCGATCGACGTCGTCGCCTGGCACGGCAATTACGCGCCTTACAAATATGATCTGCGTACCTTCTCGCCGGTCGGCGCGATCGGCTTCGATCATCCCGATCCCTCGATCTTCACGGTGCTGACCTCGCCGTCGGAGACCGCGGGCACCGCGAACATCGACTTCGTGATCTTCCCTGAGCGCTGGATGGTGGCCGACAACACCTTCCGCCCGCCCTGGTACCACATGAACATCATGAGCGAGTTCATGGGCCTGATCTACGGCGTCTACGACGCCAAGCCGCAAGGCTTCGTCCCCGGTGGCATGAGCCTGCACAATTGCATGCTGCCGCACGGCCCCGACCGCGACGCCTTCGAGCACGCCAGCAATGGCGAATTGAAGCCGGTGAAGCTGACCGGCACCATGGCCTTCATGTTCGAGACCCGCTTCCCGCAGCGCGTCACCGCGCATGCGGCCAACGCGTCCACGCTGCAGGACGATTATGCGGATTGCTGGAAGGGCCTGGAGAAGAAGTTCGATCCGAGCAAGCCGTAG
- a CDS encoding DUF2783 domain-containing protein gives MPLSTDSNFARPDDAFRAVVEAHRGLTEEQSADLDAALVLVLANHIGDIDVLREAIGLAKRRMIDGQQQQQQQQ, from the coding sequence ATGCCGCTCTCCACCGACTCCAATTTCGCGCGGCCTGACGATGCCTTTCGCGCCGTCGTCGAAGCGCATCGCGGGCTCACCGAGGAGCAGAGCGCCGATCTCGACGCGGCGCTGGTGCTGGTCCTCGCCAACCATATCGGCGACATCGACGTGCTGCGCGAGGCGATCGGGCTCGCCAAGCGCCGCATGATCGACGGCCAGCAGCAGCAACAACAGCAGCAATAA
- the fahA gene encoding fumarylacetoacetase, with product MPHPNDPSLRSFIEVDPSSDFPIQNLPYGVFSTAANPTPRVGVAIGDYVLDLWVLEQDSRLDVGPLGVFSGASLNPFMALGPKVWARTRARISELLRHDHPELRDNEELRKQALVPMADARLHLPFAVSGYTDFYSSREHATNVGVMFRGKDNALQPNWLHMPIAYNGRASTVVVSGTQVKRPRGQLKPPNVEVPSFAPCKRLDFELEMGVVIGQPSPMGGMLGEQQAEEMIFGFVLLNDWSARDIQQWEYVPLGPFLAKAFATSISPWVVTREALEPFRLKGPEQEPVPLDYLKQSKPQNYDVELDVALRAAGANAPASISHTNFKYMYWSSVQQLMHHASSGCAMNVGDLLGSGTISGPEKNQRGSLLEISWNGTEPVELPGGTKRSFLEDGDSLIMRGWCQGNGYRVGFGEVEGTILPAE from the coding sequence ATGCCCCACCCCAACGACCCCAGCCTCCGCTCCTTCATCGAGGTCGATCCTTCGTCCGACTTCCCGATCCAGAACCTGCCCTACGGCGTGTTCTCGACCGCGGCCAATCCGACCCCGCGCGTCGGCGTCGCGATCGGCGATTACGTGCTCGATCTCTGGGTGCTCGAGCAGGATTCCCGGCTCGACGTCGGTCCGCTCGGCGTGTTCTCCGGGGCGTCGCTCAACCCCTTCATGGCGCTGGGGCCGAAGGTCTGGGCCAGGACGCGGGCACGGATCAGCGAGCTGTTGCGCCACGATCATCCGGAGCTGCGCGACAACGAGGAGCTGCGCAAGCAGGCGTTGGTGCCGATGGCCGATGCCAGGCTGCATCTGCCGTTCGCCGTCTCCGGCTACACAGATTTCTATTCCTCCAGGGAGCACGCCACCAATGTCGGGGTGATGTTCCGCGGCAAGGACAACGCCCTGCAACCGAACTGGCTGCATATGCCGATCGCCTATAACGGCCGCGCATCGACGGTCGTGGTCTCCGGCACCCAGGTGAAGCGCCCGCGCGGGCAGCTGAAACCGCCCAATGTGGAGGTGCCGAGCTTTGCGCCGTGCAAGCGGCTCGATTTCGAGCTGGAGATGGGCGTCGTGATCGGCCAGCCCTCGCCGATGGGCGGCATGCTTGGCGAGCAACAGGCGGAGGAGATGATCTTCGGCTTCGTGCTGCTCAACGACTGGAGCGCGCGCGACATCCAGCAATGGGAATATGTGCCGCTCGGCCCGTTCCTCGCCAAGGCCTTCGCGACCTCGATCAGCCCCTGGGTGGTGACGCGCGAGGCGCTGGAGCCGTTCCGGCTGAAGGGACCGGAGCAGGAGCCGGTGCCGCTCGATTATCTCAAGCAGAGCAAGCCGCAGAATTACGATGTCGAGCTCGACGTCGCCTTGCGCGCCGCCGGCGCCAACGCGCCCGCCAGCATCAGCCACACCAATTTCAAGTACATGTACTGGTCCTCGGTGCAGCAGCTGATGCACCACGCCTCCTCAGGCTGCGCCATGAATGTTGGCGATCTCCTCGGCAGCGGCACCATCTCCGGCCCGGAGAAGAACCAGCGCGGCAGCCTGCTCGAGATCAGCTGGAACGGCACCGAGCCGGTCGAGCTTCCCGGCGGCACCAAGCGCTCGTTCCTGGAGGACGGCGACAGCCTCATCATGCGCGGCTGGTGCCAGGGCAACGGCTACCGCGTCGGCTTCGGCGAGGTCGAGGGGACGATTCTGCCGGCGGAGTAG
- a CDS encoding MBL fold metallo-hydrolase, whose translation MAKNFASTGDLTEKKITFSEIGTDLYAFTAEGDPNTAVIVGDDGCLVFDAQATPAMANKVIERVRAVTDKPIKYVVLSHYHAVRVLGASAYKAQGIVASQETYRLIAERGKQDWDSEYGRFPRLFQDAQSIPGLTWPTLTFEGEMSIFLGKREVRLMQLGAGHTSGDIVAWVPDAEVMFSGDLIEYHSACYCGDAHLREWPMTLNEIRNFNPKAIAPGRGDALKGTATVREAIAMTRDFVTSLYGAAEISVARGRSLKESMAATREVMDPKFSSFAIYEHCLPFNVSRAYDEASGIDDPVIWTDKRDQEMWAALQGGG comes from the coding sequence ATGGCGAAGAACTTCGCATCCACCGGCGATCTCACCGAGAAGAAGATCACCTTCTCCGAGATCGGCACCGATCTCTATGCCTTTACCGCCGAGGGCGACCCGAACACCGCCGTCATCGTCGGCGACGACGGCTGCCTGGTGTTCGACGCGCAGGCGACGCCGGCGATGGCGAACAAGGTGATCGAGCGCGTGCGTGCCGTCACCGACAAGCCGATCAAATATGTCGTGCTGTCGCATTATCACGCCGTGCGGGTGCTGGGGGCCTCGGCCTACAAGGCGCAGGGCATCGTCGCCTCGCAGGAGACCTATCGGCTGATCGCCGAGCGCGGCAAGCAGGACTGGGATTCCGAATACGGCCGCTTCCCGCGTCTGTTCCAGGACGCGCAGAGCATCCCCGGCCTGACCTGGCCGACGCTGACCTTCGAGGGCGAGATGTCGATCTTTCTCGGCAAGCGCGAGGTGCGGCTGATGCAGCTCGGAGCCGGCCACACCTCGGGCGACATCGTCGCCTGGGTGCCGGATGCCGAGGTCATGTTCTCCGGCGACCTGATCGAATATCACTCGGCCTGCTATTGCGGCGATGCGCATTTGCGCGAATGGCCGATGACGCTGAACGAAATCCGGAACTTCAATCCCAAGGCCATCGCGCCGGGCCGCGGCGACGCGCTGAAGGGCACCGCCACGGTGCGCGAGGCCATCGCGATGACGCGCGATTTCGTCACCTCGCTCTACGGCGCCGCCGAGATCTCCGTCGCCAGGGGCCGCAGCTTGAAGGAATCGATGGCGGCGACGCGCGAGGTGATGGATCCGAAGTTCTCCAGCTTCGCCATCTACGAGCACTGCCTGCCGTTCAACGTGTCGCGCGCCTATGACGAGGCGTCGGGGATCGACGATCCCGTGATCTGGACCGACAAGCGCGACCAGGAGATGTGGGCCGCCCTGCAAGGAGGAGGATAG
- a CDS encoding CaiB/BaiF CoA-transferase family protein has translation MLDKPAPTSTVHSSGPLSGFRIVEFAGIGPGPFACMMLADMGADVVTLDRVGAKKNMKSVAGRGRKVIELDLKDKAAIAQVLDLLASADALVEGFRPGVMERLGLGPDVVLARNPKLVYGRMTGWGQEGPLANAAGHDINYISITGALAAIGTKEAPVPPLNLVGDFGGGALYLVVGVLAALLDAQRSGKGQVVDAAMCDGAASLMSFFFDMTNMGRWTEGRDQNFLDGGAHFYGVYECACGHFISIGSIEPQFYALLRQHAGLTDADFDAQMNPKAWPALKEKLKAVFKSKTREDWCKIMEGTDICFAPVLTMSEATRHPHMVARNVFIERHGVKQPGPAPRFSRTPSAVREPEPAEIAAVTTAWKTGRS, from the coding sequence GTGCTCGACAAACCAGCCCCCACCTCGACCGTTCACAGCTCCGGCCCGCTCTCGGGCTTCCGCATCGTCGAATTCGCCGGCATCGGGCCCGGCCCGTTCGCCTGCATGATGCTGGCGGACATGGGCGCCGACGTCGTCACGCTCGACCGCGTCGGTGCGAAGAAGAACATGAAGTCGGTGGCGGGTCGCGGCCGCAAGGTGATCGAGCTCGACCTCAAGGACAAGGCGGCGATCGCGCAAGTGCTCGATCTGCTCGCGAGCGCCGATGCGCTGGTCGAGGGTTTTCGGCCCGGCGTGATGGAGCGACTCGGCCTTGGGCCGGACGTCGTGCTCGCGCGCAACCCCAAGCTGGTTTATGGCCGCATGACCGGCTGGGGCCAGGAAGGCCCGCTCGCCAACGCTGCCGGCCACGACATCAATTACATCTCGATCACCGGCGCACTCGCCGCCATCGGCACGAAGGAAGCGCCGGTGCCGCCGCTCAATCTGGTCGGCGATTTCGGCGGCGGCGCGCTCTATCTCGTCGTCGGCGTTCTCGCCGCGCTGCTGGACGCGCAGAGATCAGGCAAGGGCCAGGTCGTCGACGCCGCGATGTGCGACGGCGCGGCCTCGCTGATGTCGTTCTTCTTCGACATGACCAATATGGGGCGCTGGACCGAGGGGCGCGACCAGAACTTCCTCGACGGCGGCGCGCATTTCTACGGCGTCTATGAATGCGCCTGCGGTCATTTCATCTCAATCGGCTCGATCGAGCCGCAATTCTACGCGCTGCTGCGCCAGCATGCCGGCCTGACCGACGCCGATTTCGACGCGCAGATGAACCCCAAGGCGTGGCCGGCGCTGAAGGAGAAGCTCAAGGCGGTGTTCAAGAGCAAGACGCGCGAGGATTGGTGCAAGATCATGGAAGGCACCGACATCTGCTTCGCGCCGGTGCTGACCATGTCGGAGGCGACAAGGCATCCGCACATGGTCGCCCGCAACGTGTTCATCGAGCGCCACGGCGTGAAGCAGCCCGGTCCCGCACCGCGCTTCTCGCGCACGCCCTCGGCGGTGCGCGAGCCGGAGCCGGCGGAGATCGCCGCGGTGACGACGGCCTGGAAGACGGGACGCTCCTGA